Proteins from a single region of Amblyomma americanum isolate KBUSLIRL-KWMA chromosome 10, ASM5285725v1, whole genome shotgun sequence:
- the LOC144106808 gene encoding uncharacterized protein LOC144106808, giving the protein MSRRQSHCFVPGCTTGYKSCKEKLSLFGVPKDEELFLKWQRNIPRADKPLERNAAVCELHFDPQFVLRHFEHNIQGKTVRLERSRPVLQPDAIPTKFPNVPKYLSMPVPKKRNPKERLDPQVVPSKRRRTVPQASDVSAEAPASAEPDLLRTSDARNVTLPSDKWGKHVFCEEPLTVSYSVCLPGPNMGLLHAQKLVLFRSEGTAVKHQVFVRGVELTAIDEKCDPASVLQEVDSMQVCAGAGLLTEFCHVSCSKMIKWSEGFYHIRCKGAVSENEMRCVACKYLRRLLINQRCREKKRNVSYDYGKKLRARTEAVRRLRAKVKSLDQTIIQMKQENEDIEESTVLKKIEKLPQKQRVAIMQCFEAGSRKSVKGMRYNPEWMLECIIMHMKSPRLYEHVRKQKILVLPSRTCLRKYMKKYESRFGFNAAVLSGISRKTRDD; this is encoded by the coding sequence ATGAGCCGACGTCAAAGCCACTGTTTTGTGCCCGGTTGCACAACCGGGTACAAATCGTGCAAAGAGAAGTTGTCGCTTTTCGGTGTGCCCAAGGACGAGGAGCTTTTTCTGAAGTGGCAGAGGAATATACCAAGAGCCGACAAGCCCCTTGAACGGAACGCCGCTGTTTGCGAGCTTCATTTTGATCCTCAGTTTGTGCTGCGTCATTTCGAACACAACATACAAGGTAAGACGGTAcgtttggaaagaagcagacCGGTCCTTCAGCCCGATGCCATTCCAACGAAGTTCCCGAACGTGCCTAAGTATCTCTCCATGCCCGTGCCCAAGAAGAGAAACCCAAAGGAGCGACTGGACCCTCAGGTCGTGCCTTCGAAGAGGCGGCGAACAGTTCCGCaggccagcgacgtttcagcagaGGCACCCGCATCTGCCGAACCGGACCTACTAAGAACTTCGGATGCCAGAAACGTCACCCTCCCATCAGACAAATGGGGAAAGCATGTTTTTTGTGAAGAGCCGCTAACAGTGTCGTATAGTGTGTGCCTGCCAGGGCCGAACATGGGTCTCCTCCATGCTCAGAAGCTTGTTTTGTTCCGCAGCGAGGGCACCGCTGTCAAGCATCAGGTGTTCGTCCGGGGTGTGGAACTCACGGCGATAGACGAGAAATGTGATCCAGCGTCCGTGCTGCAGGAGGTTGACAGCATGCAGGTTTGCGCAGGAGCGGGGTTACTGACTGAGTTCTGCCATGTTAGCTGCTCAAAAATGATAAAATGGAGCGAAGGCTTTTATCATATACGGTGCAAAGGTGCCGTCAGTGAAAATGAGATGCGGTGCGTCGCCTGCAAGTATTTGAGAAGGCTTTTAATTAATCAACGGTGCCGGGAAAAGAAGCGAAATGTCAGTTATGATTATGGAAAGAAGTTGAGGGCAAGAACCGAAGCAGTGAGACGTCTAAGAGCCAAAGTAAAAAGCTTGGATCAAACCATCATTCAAATGAAGCAGGAGAATGAAGATATTGAAGAAAGTACTGTGCTAAAAAAGATCGAAAAGCTTCCACAAAAACAAAGAGTTGCAATCATGCAGTGTTTTGAGGCTGGAAGCCGCAAATCTGTAAAAGGGATGCGCTATAATCCAGAGTGGATGCTAGAATGTATTATAATGCACATGAAAAGCCCACGTCTCTACGAACATGTACGAAAACAAAAAATACTTGTGCTGCCTAGCCGCACTTGTCTCAGGAAGTATATGAAGAAATACGAAAGCAGATTTGGATTCAATGCAGCAGTGCTTTCTGGCATATCAAGAAAAACGCGAGATGACTGA